The proteins below are encoded in one region of Castor canadensis chromosome 6, mCasCan1.hap1v2, whole genome shotgun sequence:
- the Marcol gene encoding MARCO-like protein — translation MGAFIFLPFMFLSMFSVSSDQISKPNVFKLEENQEPALIHLASHARRQKESNRQGNSHAQGMPGVFTLQGRPGYPNQPGTPRNSNQQRKPEVLIRPAVPGAWILQGKPGSSSQQGKPGSSSQQGKPGSSSQQGEPESSSQQGKPGSSSQQGKPGSSSQQGKPGSSNHQRKPRSFYKQGERKNVANTLNGNKMDIQAGSISSKSPIKNKICESVYKPVCGSDGITYGNLCLFKEAKRLSNGKLILNHEGKC, via the exons ATGGgggctttcattttccttcccttcatGTTCCTGTCTATGTTCTCAG TGTCTTCAGACCAAATTTCAAAGCCAAATGTTTTCAAACTCGAAGAGAATCAAGAACCTGCACTTATTCATCTTGCTAGTCATGCAAGACGACAAAAGGAGTCTAACAGACAAGGAAACAGTCACGCACAAGGAATGCCTGGAGTGTTTACTCTGCAAGGAAGACCGGGATATCCTAACCAACCAGGGACACCAAGAAATTCTAATCAGCAAAGGAAACCAGAAGTTTTGATTCGACCTGCAGTGCCTGGAGCTTGGATTTTGCAAGGGAAGCCAGGGTCATCTAGTCAACAAGGGAAGCCAGGATCATCTAGCCAACAAGGGAAGCCAGGGTCATCTAGCCAACAAGGGGAGCCAGAGTCATCTAGTCAACAAGGGAAGCCAGGATCATCTAGCCAACAGGGGAAGCCAGGATCATCCAGCCAACAAGGGAAACCAGGGTCTTCTAACCATCAAAGGAAACCAAGGTCTTTTTACaagcaaggagaaagaaaaaatgtagccAACACCTTGAATGGCAATAAAATGGATATTCAG GCTGGCAGCATCAGCAGCAAGagcccaattaaaaataaaatatgtgaatcTGTCTACAAACCAGTCTGTGGTTCTGATGGAATAACTTATGGAAACCTATGTCTATTTAAGGAAGCAAAGAG gttgagtaatggaaagctgattcTGAACCATGAGGGGAAATGCTAA